In Lates calcarifer isolate ASB-BC8 unplaced genomic scaffold, TLL_Latcal_v3 _unitig_5188_quiver_2090, whole genome shotgun sequence, the genomic stretch CATGTGTTTCTTCATCTTTATGttgagagatgagaagattgatcaGACTCTGActtctgtttgttaaatatgaagccacagccagcagagggttagcttagcttagcttagcttagcataaagcctggaCATGGGGGAACAGTCAAACCCTCAGAGTCTGGAGATATAACATGTTGGTCACTGAGCTGTGGAGGAGCTGCCAGGTGGATTTAGTTTCTGttggacacagacagactgtttccctgtttacagtctttatgctaagctaggctaactgtcCACTGGTTGTAGGGTCATAGTAATCCTGCAGTTGTACAGTATCTTTATATAATGACTCTTCAAGTGTTTGAAGCATCAATATGGACTTTATTCTCTGTGATGTTGTGGATGTTTTTATCTTCACAGTTAAACTTTTATTTCTAAGATGACTCTCTCCTGCACCTTCTCTGTTCAGTAACATGTTGTCTACACAGTTCAAATCttagagagactgaaatatGAATCCAGATGTTGGAGACCACATGGACAGTGAGGGGTCtgagactgaaactgaatcTGTTGGAGTCTGGTGTGAATGTTGTGAGTCCAGCTGCCgtcagcagaggagaaagcTGCAAACGTCTCCGAGCCACATTTCAAGGCTGTGGCTGGTGAGTATGTTGATGTtcaaaatgtgttcatgtggCGCCCCCTGCTGTCCTCAGAAACCTGTTACAGCAGCTCAGtccacacacacctgcctctcctgactgtgacacagatcTGACAACAACTGAGTGAAAATGTGAGTTTCTCTGTTCCTGATTCTAAGGTCGTCTTCATGTAAGAAGAGACAAACTTTTAAAAGCAGAAGAATCCGACATGAAAGATGAAACATTTCCTCTAAAGGAGGAACTCTCCCTGCAGAGTGTGTCAGCTCCTGGTTTTCATGCGGTGTGTGCCGGTGCAGGCTCAGTGGTGCAGGTTCTTGTGAAGGACCTGGTCCCCGGaagctgagaaacagaaagtgttTAGTGTTGAGTCAGTGACGCAGCTCGGAGCCGTTAGATGCTCCGtcagtgatgctgcagtgatGGAGCTGAGATCAACAGCGATGGAGCTTCTTCCTCtcgtgtgtctctgtctcctgactTGGTCTGGAACAACGTTTGCTGATGGAAACGGTGAGAAAACTAAAGAGTCTCTGAGAATCAGACTGagctttattctgaaaaagaaTCTGTTCATTTCTGGAGCCTGGAAACAGAAAGGTGCTGCAGCAGATGCACCTGTCACATCAGATCAGgaacacatgaacatgttaCATGAATTGTAATAATTAGTACAGATCAGTGTTAAAACGTGTTGGTGATGCGTTCGCTGTCCGcagtatttctctctttatcataTGTGTGGGAGCGGATGTTCAGGGCGTCGTCTCCTTCCTGAACAGAGAAATGAACCGTTCATTCTCACAAACTCTTCTTCATGTCAAACCTGACAATTTGCTGTGAAACATCTCTGAACTGTGGACGCTGATATTTCTGATGACAGAGAAACTCTGACTGTTCCCGCTGcctcacactgactcacacttTACTTCATCACTTtgattcagtgttgtgtttactgagcCGGAAATAACCTCAAAATTTTGAAATTCATTTCCTAAAGCAGTGGTTACCAACGGGCGGCTCGCGGGCAGCATCCGGCCCGCTATAGCTCTCAATCCGGTCGCAGTATATTATTGAATTCAGTAAAGATGATCCACAGCAGGATAAACTGTGACTGGAGTATCTGTGTAAATCCTATCAGACTGTCCTGCAGCAAACATCACAGGACACTGtagaaaacactgaaggaaaCAAACAGCTTATATTTTCTTAGAGCAGAGTTATTCAGCTGTTAAACATCTGagtttatttttgaaaagaGTAAGTtgtagagagaaggagaagagtagaactaaaataaatattggatcataaaacatcagaacagtttTAAGTGAAAGTCTCACATTAATTACAGCTGCTCCTCAGAGACTGTTCATGTTGGTAAATGCTGTGGATGTAAACCTGTTCAGACTCCTGGTTATGATCTGACTGTAGAAATTAAATTACTCACTCCTTCACTTTTCTCaggtaaagaaataaataatgagcAGATTCTCCTTGTCTTTTTACTCAGCTAAATTAAGTTCATCAGTTAATTGAAGCTTCActttgtttagttgtttttttctccttgttgaTCTGGAGCGCTCTCatacttcctctttctttttctttctttgtgttcctcacatttttcaaacaagTGCAAAACCCACTAAAAATGTGAGAGTGATGAAGAGACACAGTATGAACTTGTTACCTGAATGACTCTGTATCACACTGATTAATACATGTTTTTTATCTTCCAGAACCAAAGATCATCAGTGTGTCAGAAGGACATGATGTAACTTTACCCTGTTCCCTCAGCTCCAGAGAGAACATTCAGGGAAAACGCTTTGACTGGAAGAAAGATGGTCAGCAGGATGTTTTCCTGTATGAAAGTGGAGACCATTACAATAAACAGCTATCAGGTCAAGATCCACAGTTCAGAGGTCGTGTCTCACATTTTGAAGATGAACTGAAGAATGGAAAACGCCTCCATAATCATCAGACATACGAAGCTGACTGACAGTGGAAACTACATCTGTGATTTTCCAGGTCGTCAAACATCCCACATTCAGCTTGTTGTTGGTGAGTACTTTCATAAAACACCTGATTATTTCCTGATGACTCTGGTTTAAGAGTCCCAGATGGATTTTAGTCAAACAGTCAGAATCCACATCTGGCAGGGCCTCGTCcccacagcactgcagccaCATCTGGACTGATTCCCTCTGGATCAAAACAGGCTCGATGTTTGTGACACTGCAGATTATGTTGTTCTGTACAATGAATGATAGCAGATGAAATGTGAGTTTAAACTGGTACGTTAGTGAAATCAGTGTTAGATTGATGGGTAATgactcactgtttgtgtttcctgtctgctaAGTTGAtgatctcacacaaacacactaacatatGTTCTGTTCTGCCTTTCAGATGGTCCcttaaaagacagaagaggtgaAAACATCCCAGGTGAGTCCTGATTCTGATGACGTCACTGTTTAATTAGTGGAGACAGTTCACCTGTTCACCACCTTGATCTGTGTAGACTTTAATCAGACTGCAAACTGTCCAGACCAAATACAAGAACTCAGTTTTAAAAGCTTGTTCTATTATCTATTgtgtaaaatcttcatcttaaaGGTAACTGAAGCTAAATTAGTGGAGTAAAGGTTCAATGTTTCCCTTTGTAATGTGGAGGAGTAGAAGGAGCATAAAGTGGAAAAACTAAAGTTCAAGTAAGAGtcaaaatacacagtatatagaGCAGAAACAGCATTAATGATAAATCCAGTGTGTAGGTTAAAGGTTGGAGTGCAGTAAGAACTGTGCAGAATGTCAGTGtctaataataaatacagtaaagtacagattgtagagcagcagtgagtttaaggtttctataGTTGAAGGTGGAATAGATAATGGAGGAACTGTGTGAGCTGACTCTAATGGAAAGTGTTGTAGTATAGAGTTGTAGTGTGTGAGCTCCACACCAAAGAACAATGTGTTCATTAACATTAGACTGTAATATTTCAATTCAAGAAAGAAACTGATCAGAGATTCATAGATTTTCCACATTTCTTTATTGTCATGATATTAATCAGAAATTGTGTTTACAGTTGTGAATAGTTactgaaaaaagtcaaaatgattttatatCTCATGTCCTATCAAACTGCAGGTATTTGAAACCAGTGCTTGTGTTGtgtcttctccttcttctctgttcatggtgtttttcttttaaatacacTTCAATCAACATATATAAGCAGAAAGTTAAAGGTATTGTATTATATTTCCTGTGAGTGTTCCTAATAAGTTGTTATTCATGTTCACAGGTGCAGCTCCAGAGCCGTACATCAGGATACTTGGTGAAACAAAGGATGGAGAACTGCTGCAGTGTGTCGTTCGAGGAGCTTCTCCCAAACCTAAAGTAGAGTGGAAAGACAGTTCTGGAAACATCCTTCCTGCTAAAGACCCTCAGGTCTCTGAAAGAGGAGGACGCTATGACATCACCCTCCAAACGACTGTGACCGAGACCGGCAACTACACCTGTGTATCCACACAGGAGGAAATCAACCATCAGATTTATGCTGAGACCTTTGTGTCTATCAATGGTGagtttcttgtatttttgtttttatagtcacattattttaattgttaatttGTTGTTATTCATGTATTTAGACTGAATACAGAGCAAACTGAGATGAAatcatgtgtgagtgtaaaatGTTTGAGGCTGAGTCAGATTTGTTGTGAGGCTCTGAGACTCCACTTCATGAATCTACAGAGATCAGAGGAAGAATGAGAGGCTGTGGAgggaaagaacagaaacaactgGAGTTTGTAGTAAAGTCTGAGATCAGTctgatcagacacacacacacacacacacacacacacagtaacaggtgTAGAAATAGCTGGTGTAACCTGATCCTGagcagagacatgaaaacacCACACGAGGCCGATTTAGACTGAAATCATTAGAATCAGAGACGTTTCTGTTccacaagagaaaagaaaaaagcttcagagaagaagaatgaatgTAACACAGGTGTCACCAGAATATACTGAGACTGACTGAAGCTCTTATCAGCTGGAATTAgatcagacagagacacagagagtttattcatcctgaggggagatgacagtttgacagtgagagtCCTGTGTGATCAACATGTTGATGAGGATGTAGCTTCCTAACACTCGGTCGACTGACTGCAGCAGGTGCTGGTTTGGTTGATTCCAAGCAGAACTTCCTTCAAATCCAACATCAGGTTTTGACTTgaagtgaaaatggaaatgaaaacaacagtcagAGTGTGGACGCTGTGATTCTAAATCACAGatcatcctcctctgtctgaaccTGAAACCAGGAGTTCACTCATGTTCACCACTTCACACATTTCCTCACATTTAGCTTGTGCTTTGTATGAAATGTGACACTGAAGCATGTAGGCTGATTGAACCAGTCACAgctgacctctctgtgtttgtttctgttcactgAATATAACTGTTTCTCCAGATTTATTAATGAATTTGCTTCACTTCAGAAGTTTGAGCACCTGTTGAGCTGAAACTGACCtctgtatatacatgtatatgtcAATGACATGATGAGACTGTCATATTTAATGTGGCTTCTCATTCAGGTTGTAGGTAGAGATTTAAAACTGTGTGATTATGACCTCTGTGGAGCAGTTTTACTATGATTTATTTAGAATTTCACACAGGTGAACaatggaaaatatgttcatattatttcatttcaacatcATTTTTGTAGTAAAACAACTTTTGCAAAAATTAAAGGGCTTTCTTTGTGTATGCCTGATGAGGTTTCCTCTACTGGTGTTTTAATCAGATAATGTCTTTACTTGTTTTCATAGGTTTTAGCAGCATCTACATCTTCACACAAACATTCTGAGTCTAACACTAtattgttgttctgtgtttcagGGGGAATATTCAACACAGTGACCATTGcctgtgttattgttattggaGTATTATTTCTTCTTGTAGTTGTGCTTGCTGTTATACTCTGCAGAAGGAACAAGTAAGTTTTTCAGTCAACATATTCATGCTGTGCAGACAGAAGCTGATTTGTGGAACTATCTCCTGTTAAAAATCATTAGTTTTGGTCATTTCAGATATAAACTTTCCTGTTGGTATTTAGGTTCTTACAAAACCCACTGAGACTTCATTTATCTCAATGGAaaagtttgtttacagtcacatgTTTAATGTCATGTGGTTTGTGATTAATATATTTCCAGTActctttgtttttggttgtttaCACACTGTGGTCACATCATCATTGACTTTATCTTTTTTAATCAGTCACTGCTGTCTTAGTTTCTACTGCTGGCACTTTAGCTGTTTCTCCTGTTGACAAACTGTTTCTGCAGTGACTGACAGTCATGTGTGTCAAATCACTACAGTGTTACAGCCAGTGTTGGAatcagctgtttactcaccagtcttGATGAAAtgttgcgagttcagcatcaaactttattcctttactcaccaaaagcTATTTTCAAGAGGTGGAAAACGTCATATTTCTATTATTTAGTTTCTTCTACTGATCATATTGATATGATGGTCCGACCCGTCTCATCATATCTGATAGAAGCACTGCTCAGAGGATGTACTTTAACCTCACACACAACAGTGGCTGAAGCTCTTAGCAGCGACCGTCACCACTGAGATAGTTCTGTTTAATGGAGAGTGATTAACTGATAAAAGAGCTTTATTTTCTGATCAAACctataacaataaaataataagaactTTTAGACCCTGTTACAATGtgatttacaaattaaaacattcacagaataatcaaaacaacaaatataacaCAGAAGAAAATCTGTGACAGGAATTCATTAAAATGATGGAACAGTATGAACAGAGACGTTATAAACAGGGATTATAGGAGCCTGATAATAAATACCTGATCACCTTTCGACACCAGTCTGGACCTTGGTACGATCAGTCAAACTGTATCTCAGGATCTTTAATCACACTCTGGTATTTCTGAGTACCTGAGGCCTTAAGGTTCATCAATAAAAAttaaattgattattaaatTGACAGGGTAGAACTGATCATCaggaaactaaacactaaatcAGATCTCTGCAATGTTcatggaaatgttttaatctCTCAGCAGTACTCACTTTATTTCTGTAATCTTAGAacaaagaaataacaaacctaaaaatctgatttgttttttagcCTCAATCTGATCAGATtctctttaatttcattttgttttctctccagcagACAGAGGGGCCGGTACTGACCCCCCCAGTCAGAGTGAGGGTTTCCAGGTCTGACACGTACCTTGAGGTTTgctgctgaagtgtgtgtgtgcagtcagtaCTTTTATTCTTGTGGGGACCAGTTTTGATTTTAGACCAAAAGCGTGGAGAGGTTTTTAGAAACTGAGCACATGTTGTCCAGTCCTCACTGATCCAAAGGTTTTAGGACAGACCAACATGTACACAGGtatttttaatgtagttttttctctgtggattAGGATTAAATTTGCCTGCtcatcctgtctctctgcagcagcaccaggagGGGCCAGTGTAGCGCAAATATTTCAAtcaaatttcaaacatttaaatgtcctcagacagaggacaggacaGTTTTAGTTgccttactttttttttatctgtggcTTAATACAATATCAACATGCTCACATTTACAATGAAACAGGTTTTGGTCTCTGTAATCGTTCGTCCTGTCCACACTGAGTCCTTCATGTGCTGTCAGTGGAAGAGATGGAGATAAAATCCTCCATTCAGAGTTAACTTAAAGGCTTCAGCCGTCTAAGATGAACAACTGTCAATCTTTCAAAGTTACTGTCTTTAGAAATCTGTTGTTcttctgcagctcagagaagaTCACTGCCCCTTTAGTCATAATAAAGTCACCTCCCAGAGATACTGGTAGAATAATTagtgagaaaaaacatgaaGGCTGAGAGTTTTCAGTCGCTGCAGTCGTTCAAACTGGTAGAAGAACATAAATCAGTCACTGTTCAGCAGTGTCAGTCACCTGTAACCAGTTTACTTCCTGTCCTGACAGTCGTGTTTAGGTTTATTGTCAGTGACTGTCAGGACGTGTCGTCCTGCTGAGGCTCAGcaatgaaacacaaagagggaatttcAGACTTTAGAAGTCATCCAGTCTGCCAGTGTTGAAGAGAGGAGTGATTACAGTGACCCATAACTCTCTCAACATGTgagtaaaaaatacaaaatgcagcTGTAAGTTTGAAttttgcaaaaaatgtccagtttccttcctctgtgtggTGATGAAGTTGGTTTGTTCCAGGgcttttttttattccatttctTAAGTTTGTTGAACATAGAGTAGATTTTGCTGTAAAATACGCTAAAGTCAGATAAAAGGCTGTTTTTTCATCTGCAGTGCTCAGACATggacagaagaaaataagttttaatTGATAAAGATGTGTATCTAATTACCAATTAAAGCATGTGACAAACATAATAtaccattaaaaaaatcatctaaAACAGGACATAACTCACATTGGACTGAGATGacagtgaacacacatgcagttaCAGTGCAGACACAGAGTGGAGTTAAAGGTGATGAGAGTATCTGCCTTCtaacactgactgaactgactgaactgttcctttaactgagatttatatgaataatatgtgtctgagagagaatcTGCTTATTAACGTCTTGCTGAGGAGTTTTTACAACCTCAgagtttttgtttcatcatccaACACTGCTCTCTCATTATGAGTCTCATTTCACTCCTGTTACTGTTCATGTAGGTTTATCAGCGAGGAGATCAAATCAGAGTAGCCTTTGTTACATTCATTCTGTCTGTATGAATGACATGGACCTCACAGTAAGACAgagtgaaacattaaaaataatgagatgaCAAAACAGCAcgaaaatataaataatacaaacagAATTTAATTGGACAGAGTTAAAAAGGGACcaaaatgaggagaaaaactttctgataaaatgcatttttaagaagagatttaaaagatcacacagatttttttaaaaagcttatttacctctgaaaatgtctgacttGCTGTAAAATGACCTGATGACTTCAGGCTGCAGCTCAGAACGTCATGTGAACCAAAACCTAATGAGGAGAACTGCAACAGTCCAGAAACCATCAGATCAAATCACACAACAGTTAAAATCAGTCGTATTTGATCTGAACTCCTCGGCTGAAGGAAACGACACTGAACCACTGCAGTCACTTCAGACTTCTAATAAAAAAGtagaaacagctgcagcaggaggtcTGTTCATCAGAGTCGGTGGTTCAAATCCCCGGCTCCTCCCGTCCACATGTCGAAGTGTCCTCGAGCAACACACTGATGGTCAGAcctgcatcagtgtgtgagtgtgtgtgtgaatgacaggTGTAAATATTAAAGCTCTTTGAAGAAAAGTGTCTTCTAAATGCATCAGTCTCAGATCTGATCAAACTGCTTGTAGCTGTTGACTGAGTTGGACGTGGACGTGGACAAAAACAGACTTGAGTCCAAATCAAATGTGCTGTTCTGCTGAATGTGAAGCTTCTGCAGCTAAAGTGAAACATAATGTGacttattgtttattttcatatctgtgttATTGAGCTTATCTGGGACAATCATGTTGCTTCAgaacagtttgaataaaagctgaaaactaTCAAACTGGATGTTGAGACTGTTCTggatctttctgtctgttcacactTTGAAGAAACTAAAGTGATTCTGCTGTTTTAATTCTAACTTCATCTTTATTTTACAACAGTTGTTTTTGAAAAACGTGTTGAAGAGACAGTTCAGATCAGTAACTCTCCAAACAGGCGTGTTATGACACATCACCTGATAATCCTGAGGATAAGTCAAACGTGTACGTGCCTGCTACCTGAGGTTACAGAGTGAGCTtactgattttttcttttttttgttgaacaGGTTAAAGAAACCACAGTCAGATAAGAACCAGTATAGTGGCCTGGGTTAAATCCAGGTGTTTCTTCTTCCTGAGTGTAGTTCACAGGTTTGTTCTATtctctggagctgcagcagcaaagttTCCTCCTTGATTTAAATTAGaatcttgtttgtgtttagttttttctcacCTGAATTGAGGCTCTTTGAAGACAGAGGCTGTTGCACAGATTATGAGGCTGTGTGAAGATGTTTGTTGAGGAGTGTAACTGATGGAAAAGTTTAAAACGTGTAGATTCATCAggtgaacacagacacagctccacatgactgatgatgttgctctgtaactgctggatggagaaataagaacCTAAAAGGTGATGATGTGTTCAGCACCTGTTCTCTGCTGCCCGAACTGATCCTGATTTACAGCTTTAAATCATGTCATCAATTTGATTTCACTTTTGATGGAAAAACTCTTACTTACTGCTCAGACAGACTTTTCCAAAAGTTACACAAGTTGCACAAAAATTGTGCATTTCTGCAAAGAT encodes the following:
- the LOC108873899 gene encoding butyrophilin-like protein 1 isoform X2, whose translation is MENASIIIRHTKLTDSGNYICDFPGRQTSHIQLVVDGPLKDRRGENIPGAAPEPYIRILGETKDGELLQCVVRGASPKPKVEWKDSSGNILPAKDPQVSERGGRYDITLQTTVTETGNYTCVSTQEEINHQIYAETFVSINGGIFNTVTIACVIVIGVLFLLVVVLAVILCRRNKQRGRY
- the LOC108873899 gene encoding butyrophilin-like protein 1 isoform X1, whose product is MENASIIIRHTKLTDSGNYICDFPGRQTSHIQLVVDGPLKDRRGENIPGAAPEPYIRILGETKDGELLQCVVRGASPKPKVEWKDSSGNILPAKDPQVSERGGRYDITLQTTVTETGNYTCVSTQEEINHQIYAETFVSINGGIFNTVTIACVIVIGVLFLLVVVLAVILCRRNNRQRGRY
- the LOC108873899 gene encoding butyrophilin-like protein 1 isoform X3, translating into MSGRRQPAHFKRLKDRRGENIPGAAPEPYIRILGETKDGELLQCVVRGASPKPKVEWKDSSGNILPAKDPQVSERGGRYDITLQTTVTETGNYTCVSTQEEINHQIYAETFVSINGGIFNTVTIACVIVIGVLFLLVVVLAVILCRRNNRQRGRY